The Natribaculum luteum genome contains the following window.
GGAATCGCAGTCGAACAGGTACGGGTGGACGACCCACTCGCGACCGAGGTCGGCGTCTTCGAACCGCACGGGTCGGGCCGACCGGACGAGCGTGACCGCGTCCGCGAGGCCCGTCTCCTCGGCGATCTCGACCCGGACCTGTCGGTCGGGGTCGTCCTCCGCGAAGCCGGAGACGCCACCCCACTGGCCCGCGTACGTCCCGACCTCGCCGCTGCGACCCAACAGCAGTACCTCCCCGCGATTTCGCAGGAAGGCGGTGACGACGTGACTCGCGTCGTCGCCCGTCGTCGTCTCGTCCGTAGCGTCAGTCATAGACGAGCGAACGAGTGCGCACGGGGAATCGCTTTCGGGGTCGACGTCGTACGCCCACCCATGTCACTGGTTGCCATTATCAGCGACACGCACGTGCCGTCTCGAGCCGACGCGATCCCGGAGTGGGTCGTCGACGAAATCCTGCGAGCCGACCACACGATCCACGCGGGCGACTTCGACTCGCCGCGGGTGTACGAACGCATCGCGGACCTCGCGGACGGGAACCTGACCGCCGCTCGAGGGAACGTCGATCCGCCGGCGCTCGGACTGTCGAAAGCGAAGACGGTGGCGATCGACGGCGTGACGTTCGTCGTCACCCACGGCACCGGCTCGCCCAGCGGCTGGCACGATCGGGTCGCGGAGACGGTCGAGCGAGAGGAAGACGAAGACGCGGTGGGCGTCGCGGGCCACACCCACGAGGTCGTCGACGAACGTGTCGACGGGACCAGACTGTTGAACCCTGGCAGCGCGACCGGGGCGACGCCCGCCGACCGCGAGACGATGTTCGTGGCGACGGTCGAGGACGGCGACCTCGAGATCGAGCTTCGAACCGGATAGGCGGAGTCGCCGACGGTCGCCAGCGCGCATAGCGGCCGCCGTCTCCGGTGACGGAGGCCTTTTTACCGCGCTTTCCCACCCACCGAGTATGGAACTACACGCCGTGCCGGACCTCCCGGAGATCCGTCCCGGCGACGACCTCGCGGAACTCGTCGCCGAGCGGATCGATCTCGAGGACGGCGACGTCCTGACGGTCGCGAGCACCGTTGTCTCGAAAGCCGAGGGGCGCGGAGCCGACCTCGACGACTTCCCGGCGGGACCGCGAGCCAGAGAGATCGCGACGCGCCTCGAGGCGATCACGGGCGAGCGGAAGGATCCGCGATTCGCCCAGGCCGTCCTGGAGGAGAGCACCGAGTTGCTGATGGAAGCCCCGTTCTTGCTCACCGAGTCGCGCTTTGGCCATGTGAGCGTCAACGCGGGGATCGACCGCTCGAACGTGCCGGACCACGACCTGCTGTTGTTGCCAAAGCGGCCGACGGCAAGTGCCGAACGAATTCGGTCGGGCCTCCCGGCCGACGTCGCGGTGATCGTCACCGACACCTGCGGGCGACCGTTTCGCCACGGCCAGCGCGGGGTCGCACTCGGCTGGGCGGGGATGCCCGCGAGTCGGGACTGGCGGGGCGAATCTGATCGTGACGGGCGCGAACTCGGCGTCACCGTCCAGTCGGTCGTCGACGAACTCGCCGCGGCCGCGAACCTCGTGACGGGAGAGGGAGCCGACGGCACGCCCGCCGTCGTCGTCCGCGACTGGTCGTTCGGCGACCTCGAGGGGAGCGACGAACTGTTCCGGGACGTGGAGACGGACTTCGTCAGGCAGGCACTGCGGGAGTGGGGGTACGACCACGAGGTGAGCCGATGAACGGGATCGAACTCACGCCCGAACACCCACCAGACCGGATCGCCGAACTCGCCGCCCTCGCAGAAGACGAGGGGTTCGACGCGGCGCTGACGAGCTGTCACTACTTCAACCGCGATCCGTTCGTGACCCTCACGCGGATGGCCGAGGCGACGGAGACGATCCGGCTGGGGCCGGGCGTCGTCAACCCCTACGAATCCCACCCCGTCACCCTCGCCGCGCGGACGGCGACGCTCGACGAGGTGAGTGGCGGACGCGCCGTCTTCGGCATCGGCGCGGGCGACCGGTCGGCGCTCGCGAACCTCGGCATCGACCGCGAGCGTCCCCTCCGGCGGGTCCTCGAGAGCTTCGACCTCGCGCGTGACCTCTGGGCCGGCGAGACCGTCACCCACGAGGGGACGTTCACCGCCCGCGACGCCTCGTTGAACCTCGAGCCCCGCGACATTCCGGTCTACGTCGGCGCGCAGGGGCCACACATGCTTCGGATGAGCGCGAAACACGCCGACGGGACGCTGATCAACGCCGCACACCCGGACGACTTCGAGTGGGCGGCCGGACAGATCGAGAAGGGGCTCGACGAGCGACCGGCCGACTACGGCGAGTTCGAGGCGCTCGCGTTCGCAAGCGTGAGCGTCGCAGGCGACGAACGGGAAGCGAGAGAAGCGGCCCGCCCGCCGGTCGCGTTCATCGTCGGCGGCGCAGCAGACCCTGTCCTCGAGCGCCACGAAATCGACCGCAAGGCCGCAGCGGACGTAAGCGACGCCCTGGAACGGGGCGACCTCTCGGAAGCCTTCGGCCACGTGACGCCGGCCATGATCGACGCGTTCTGTATCGCCGGGACGACCGAGACGGTCGCCGAGCGGTTCGCTGCCGTACTCGAGTACGTCGACGGAATCGTCGTCGGGTCGCCGCTCGGGCCGGACCTCGACGACGCGGTGGTCCGCGCGGCCGAGGCGCTCGAGCGGGCTACTCGGGAATAACGAGGTCGGCGAGCGCGCCGAGCGTGAGGAAGCCGAACGCGCCGAGCGTCAGAACGATGAGGGCCGTCCCGACGAGGACGAGCAGCGGCGCGAGCGCCTCACCCGTAGCGACGCCGGAGAAGTGGTCGACCATCTCGACGAGGTTGTCCACGATGACGTTCAACACTGGAGCGGAGTTCATAGTCGCGGGTTGTGACCGGGGGTACTTGGCCGTGCCGATCCGTGTCAGGCACAAGAACTGCCCGAACGTGGCACGGAGACGGGCGAACGACCGTCGCACGATCGACCGATAGTTCACAGATATAAGCGGCTCCACGCCGTAGGTAAGGTGTGACCGACGAGTCGACGCTGACGGACTTTCTCGAGGAGGCCGGGACGGCGGCGGAGAGCGCAGACCGGGAGACCGGTCGCGAACCGGAAGAGCCGTCGCAGCGTCCCCAGGCGGGCGAAGCGGACGGACGCGAGAACGGCGAGCGAACGGCCGTCGAACCCGCCACCGGGACCTACGCGTGGGGCAAGCACACGTGCAGCGCCTGCGGCTCGAGCGTCGACCGGGTCTGGCGTGATGGAGATGCGTTCGTCTGTCCCGCGTGCAAAGAGTGGTAAGGCGGGGCGATCGTTGGGCGACCAGGGTCCAAAGGACGACGACGGCTGGCGACGACCGGAAAATCAGTGCCACGACGGATATCGGACCCCCACCTCCAGAAGGTTTAAGCCCCAGTCGTGGCTTTGTACGCATGCAATGGCGAAAGGTACGGTCGCATTCTTCAACGACACTGGCGGCTACGGATTTATCGAGACTGACGACGCGGACGAGGACGTTTTCTTCCACATGGAGGACGTCGGTGGCCCTGACCTCGAAGAGGGTCAGGAACTCGAGTTCGAGATCGTCGAGGCCGAGAAGGGCCCGCGCGCGACGAACGTCGAGCGCCTGTAAGGTGGTCCAGTAGAGGTATCGTTCTCTGATCGCTACTCGCGTAGCTACTGCTTTCTTCGGCGCATATACAACGTAACTGATACAAACCAATTTCTGGAGAGCGCCGTTAATCCCCGTTTCACGTATCAGTCTCGGTGAATCTCTCGAGAACGGTCAAAATTGAACGGCACAAAACATATGTCTGTGAGTCGTTGATCTCTGACAAGCACGAGCGCGGCCAGGGTACCCGGTACGCTGGCGTTACACTTTCGAATCATGACAGACGCCGCACTCCCGTCCGAGCAGGAGAACCGAGCCACGGCCGTCGATCCCCTCCCGGTGAGCGACGTGGCCCAGCTGTGTGAGGACGTTCGATCGAACGTCGGTCGCGTCATCGTCGGCCACGAAGACGAGATCGACCACGTTATCACGACCATCCTCGCCCGTGGACACGTCTTACTCGAGGACGTCCCCGGCGTCGGGAAGACGATGCTCGCCCGCTCGATTGCGACGTCGATCGACTGTACGTTCAGCCGAATCCAGTTTACGCCCGACCTACTGCCGACCGACATCACCGGCGTGAACGTGTTCGACCAGCAGAACCGAGAGTTCGAGTTCCAGCACGGGCCCATCTTCGGTAACGTCGTTCTCGCCGACGAGATCAACCGCGCACCGCCGAAGACCCAGGCGGCGCTCCTCGAGGCGATGGAAGAAAAGCAGGTCACCGCCGACGGCGAGACGCGGCCGCTCCCGGATCCGTTCACGGTCATCGCCACGCAAAACGCCGTCGAGCCGAACCGGACCTACGAGCTCCCTCTCGCAGAGGTCGACCGCTTCACGAAGAAACTCGAACTCGGCTACCCCGACGCCGACGAGGAAGCAGAGCTTCTCGACCGAACCGTCGGCCACCACCCCATCGAGCGCTTAGAGCCCGTGGCCGACCTCGAGACGATCGTCCGGGCTCGCGAGACGGTTGCTGAGGTGTCGGTGAAGGCCCCGGTTCGCGAGTACGCGACGCGACTCGCGAGGTACACCCGCGAGCACGCCCGACTGGGCGCGAGCCCGCGGGCCACGATCTCGCTGCTGCGGGCCGCCCAGGCTCGCGCCGCCGTCGACGGGCGGGAGTACGTGATCCCCGACGACGTCGAACGCGAGGCACCCGCCGTGTTGAGCCATCGCATCAGGACGGCTGCGAGCGGTCACGACCGGGACGGGGCAGCCGTCGTCGACGACGCCATAGAGCGCGTACCGGTAGAATGAGAGTCACCAGACGCGGGTGGGGGGTCGTCGCCGTCGTCGGCTTCTGTCTCGTCATGGCCTGGAAGTTCGGCCCGCGGTCGTTGAACGCGATCGTCGTCCCCCTCGTCGTCGCACTGGTGGCCGGCGCGATCACGGTCACCCGGGCCAACGAACCCCGCGTCAGTCGTGCCGCGATCGAGGAGGGGTTCGTCGGCGAACGTCGAGCCGTCTCGCTCGAGGCCGACGTCGACCGACCGATCGCCGCCGAACTCGCAGACGACGTCGGTCGCGGCCTCTCGGCAACCGGGAACGTCGCGGAGACGACGCTCGCGCCAGAGCGAGGCTACAGCTACGAACTCGAACTCGAGTGCCGCGGCAAACACGAGGTCGGTCCGCTGTCGCTATCGGTGACCGACGCGTTCGGGCTGGTCGAGCGACAGTTCGAGATCGACCGGACGACGCGAGTCGTCGTCTATCCGCCGGTGTACGACCTCCGTGGCGGTTCGGGAGACGACTTTGCGCTGCTCACGGGCGCAATCCAGGAGTCCCGACGAGATGAGTTCGATCATCTCAGAGAGTACGAACACGGCGACTCGCTGCGCAACGTCCACTGGAAGTCGGCCGCGAAACGACCCGACGACGACCTCGTCGTCAAGGAGTTTACCGCCCACGAGGACGACGGGACGGTCACGGTCGCCGCCGAGTCGGTCCCAGAAACGACGGACGAGATGGCAGCGGCGACGGCGAGCGTCGTCACGTACGCCCTCGAGTCGGCAGTGCCAGTCGACGTGGTCGTTCCGGACGGATCGGCGTCGGCGACGGCACGCCACGACCGCCGGGACGTACTCAGGCTCCTCGCGACGGCCGGTCCCGGAACGCTCGCCGCGGAAACGCGACGGGAAGCCGACGTCCTGATCCGGGCCGACGAGGGCGGGACGACCGTCACAATCGACGGTCTCGAGGTGCCGTTCGAGCGACTCGCCGGCGCGACGATCGACGGCGGTGCCGACCCGCGGCGAGGGGTGATCACGTGAGCACGAAGTCCCGTCGCGGGACGGGCGTCACGGCCGACGCGACCCGCGAGTCGCGGGCGTTCCGCCTGCTCGCGCTGGGCGGCGTCCTCGCCCAGACGGCGTCGTACGTGAGCGTCTTACAGGACGTGACGGCAGTCGTCGGCGGCACGCAACCGCTCGTCGCGCTCGTCGTCGCGATGATCGCCACGGCGACGGTGCTGGCTCGAGTGATCAGGCCGCGAACTGCGGCGGTCGCCGCCGTCGTCATCGGCGGCGTCGGCTTCGCCTACTACCTCACTGCGGCAGGGCTCGGCGCCGGCGTCGTCTTCTCGGCAACGTGGGAACTGCTCTCCGATAGCGTCGCCTTCGCGACCGGGCTCTCGATCTTCCAGATGATCGACGTCCGCACCTGGACGCTCGGATTCGTCCCTGCCCCCGTCTTCCTCTCGTGGTACCTCGCGCTTCGCAGACGGTACGCCGCGAGCGTCGTCGCCGGCGGGGCCGCCCTGACGTTTCTCGTCCTCACCGGCGACGCGACGACCGGAACGGCCGCTCTCGGCACCGTCGGCGCCCTCGCAGCCGTCGGCTTCGGCGAACTCGAGCGCCGGGATGGAACCGTCGCCCAGACCGACGTCCTCGCGATCCTCTTTGCGACGATGTTGCTCCTCTCGACGACCGTCACGTTCGTCCCCAGTGCCGGCGACTCGAGCGATCCCAGCTTCCTCGTCGAAGGCGACAGCACCACCCTCGAGGGGACGACCACGAACGCCCCCGAGCGAGTGGAAATCAGCGGTTCGGTCGAGCTCTCGCCGGAAGTCCGCTTTACCGTCCGCAGCGAACGCGCGGCCTACTGGCGAACGGGCGTCTACGACCGATACACCGGCGACCAGTGGGTCCGGACGGGACAGTCGGAGTCGTACGGCGGCGGGCTCCCCTCCCCACCGGGTGAAACCAAGACGGTCCAGCAGACCGTCCGACTCCAGGGACCGGCAGAGGTCATGCCCGCTGCGGCTCAGCCGGTCGCGGTCGGCGACGACGCCGCGGCGAACACAGAGGTGACCGTCCACGGCGGCATTCGACCGGACGAACCGCTAGCGGAAGGTGACACCTACCGCGTCGAGAGCGCCGTCGTCGATCCGTCCGACGCGGAACTCCAGACCGCCGGCACCGACTACCCAGCGGACGTCACCGACCGATACCTCCAGCTTCCCGAGGGAACGTCGAGCGCGTTCGAGACGCGCACGCAGGAGATCACAGGCGACGCCGAGACGCCCTACGAGAAAGCCGTCGCCATCGAACGCCACCTGGAGCTGACGAAAGGCTACTCGCTCGATATCGAGCGGCCCGACGGCGCGATCGAGGAGGCGTTCCTCCTCGAGATGGACGAGGGATACTGCGTCTACTTCGCGACGACGATGGTCCAGATGCTCCGGACAGAGGGCGTCCCCGCCCGGTACGCCGTCGGCTACACGACCGGCCAGCAGGTCGCCGACGACGAGTGGGTCGTCCGCGGACTCGACGCCCACGCCTGGGTCGAGATCTACTTCCCAGACTACGGCTGGGTCGCGTTCGATCCCACGCCTGGGAGTGCCCGCGAGCAGACACACGCCGCGCGCCTCGAGCAGGCCCGCGCTGACGGCCTCGAGGACGTCGACACGAATCGCAGCGAGGCGGTCCGCGTCTCCAACGCGTCCGCCGGGAACCAGCCCGACGAGGTGGGCCGACTGAGCGAGCGAAACGGGACGGACGTGCTGGCGAGAAACGAGACGCGGCTGACCGCCAACGACCCACGGAATCTAT
Protein-coding sequences here:
- a CDS encoding metallophosphoesterase family protein gives rise to the protein MSLVAIISDTHVPSRADAIPEWVVDEILRADHTIHAGDFDSPRVYERIADLADGNLTAARGNVDPPALGLSKAKTVAIDGVTFVVTHGTGSPSGWHDRVAETVEREEDEDAVGVAGHTHEVVDERVDGTRLLNPGSATGATPADRETMFVATVEDGDLEIELRTG
- a CDS encoding coenzyme F420-0:L-glutamate ligase translates to MELHAVPDLPEIRPGDDLAELVAERIDLEDGDVLTVASTVVSKAEGRGADLDDFPAGPRAREIATRLEAITGERKDPRFAQAVLEESTELLMEAPFLLTESRFGHVSVNAGIDRSNVPDHDLLLLPKRPTASAERIRSGLPADVAVIVTDTCGRPFRHGQRGVALGWAGMPASRDWRGESDRDGRELGVTVQSVVDELAAAANLVTGEGADGTPAVVVRDWSFGDLEGSDELFRDVETDFVRQALREWGYDHEVSR
- a CDS encoding 5,10-methylenetetrahydromethanopterin reductase, producing MNGIELTPEHPPDRIAELAALAEDEGFDAALTSCHYFNRDPFVTLTRMAEATETIRLGPGVVNPYESHPVTLAARTATLDEVSGGRAVFGIGAGDRSALANLGIDRERPLRRVLESFDLARDLWAGETVTHEGTFTARDASLNLEPRDIPVYVGAQGPHMLRMSAKHADGTLINAAHPDDFEWAAGQIEKGLDERPADYGEFEALAFASVSVAGDEREAREAARPPVAFIVGGAADPVLERHEIDRKAAADVSDALERGDLSEAFGHVTPAMIDAFCIAGTTETVAERFAAVLEYVDGIVVGSPLGPDLDDAVVRAAEALERATRE
- a CDS encoding DUF7573 domain-containing protein; amino-acid sequence: MTDESTLTDFLEEAGTAAESADRETGREPEEPSQRPQAGEADGRENGERTAVEPATGTYAWGKHTCSACGSSVDRVWRDGDAFVCPACKEW
- a CDS encoding cold-shock protein, with the protein product MAKGTVAFFNDTGGYGFIETDDADEDVFFHMEDVGGPDLEEGQELEFEIVEAEKGPRATNVERL
- a CDS encoding AAA family ATPase; this translates as MTDAALPSEQENRATAVDPLPVSDVAQLCEDVRSNVGRVIVGHEDEIDHVITTILARGHVLLEDVPGVGKTMLARSIATSIDCTFSRIQFTPDLLPTDITGVNVFDQQNREFEFQHGPIFGNVVLADEINRAPPKTQAALLEAMEEKQVTADGETRPLPDPFTVIATQNAVEPNRTYELPLAEVDRFTKKLELGYPDADEEAELLDRTVGHHPIERLEPVADLETIVRARETVAEVSVKAPVREYATRLARYTREHARLGASPRATISLLRAAQARAAVDGREYVIPDDVEREAPAVLSHRIRTAASGHDRDGAAVVDDAIERVPVE
- a CDS encoding DUF58 domain-containing protein → MRVTRRGWGVVAVVGFCLVMAWKFGPRSLNAIVVPLVVALVAGAITVTRANEPRVSRAAIEEGFVGERRAVSLEADVDRPIAAELADDVGRGLSATGNVAETTLAPERGYSYELELECRGKHEVGPLSLSVTDAFGLVERQFEIDRTTRVVVYPPVYDLRGGSGDDFALLTGAIQESRRDEFDHLREYEHGDSLRNVHWKSAAKRPDDDLVVKEFTAHEDDGTVTVAAESVPETTDEMAAATASVVTYALESAVPVDVVVPDGSASATARHDRRDVLRLLATAGPGTLAAETRREADVLIRADEGGTTVTIDGLEVPFERLAGATIDGGADPRRGVIT
- a CDS encoding transglutaminaseTgpA domain-containing protein; translated protein: MSTKSRRGTGVTADATRESRAFRLLALGGVLAQTASYVSVLQDVTAVVGGTQPLVALVVAMIATATVLARVIRPRTAAVAAVVIGGVGFAYYLTAAGLGAGVVFSATWELLSDSVAFATGLSIFQMIDVRTWTLGFVPAPVFLSWYLALRRRYAASVVAGGAALTFLVLTGDATTGTAALGTVGALAAVGFGELERRDGTVAQTDVLAILFATMLLLSTTVTFVPSAGDSSDPSFLVEGDSTTLEGTTTNAPERVEISGSVELSPEVRFTVRSERAAYWRTGVYDRYTGDQWVRTGQSESYGGGLPSPPGETKTVQQTVRLQGPAEVMPAAAQPVAVGDDAAANTEVTVHGGIRPDEPLAEGDTYRVESAVVDPSDAELQTAGTDYPADVTDRYLQLPEGTSSAFETRTQEITGDAETPYEKAVAIERHLELTKGYSLDIERPDGAIEEAFLLEMDEGYCVYFATTMVQMLRTEGVPARYAVGYTTGQQVADDEWVVRGLDAHAWVEIYFPDYGWVAFDPTPGSAREQTHAARLEQARADGLEDVDTNRSEAVRVSNASAGNQPDEVGRLSERNGTDVLARNETRLTANDPRNLSFDSNGTANNSSADDPDAASDAGRSTDDGFEWPGVEQTAFGLALLVGFVAGAHRTGVIARASRELRLHWQWRQRDPDRDVERAYRRLELLLEREYRPRRRSESTRQYLSALSANGLVDSRVWRVGRLYERARYGDGVGREEADEAVHTVDAIVRDRTPIVRRFRR